CGATAACCGCGGGGTGTTCCTTGTCCTGTCCGTTGTCGATCAGCACCGCCTGCGCCCTGAGATAGCTCTCAGGAGTACCGCAGTCCACCCAATATCCGGAGAAGCGGTGGCCATAGAGCCCTTTCTCCAGGACCAGAGGGAACACGGACCTCTCCAATGAGATCACTCCTTCACCGATTAGGTCCACGATCTCCGGTTCGAAACAGTATATTCCGGCATTTATGAGGTCGGACCTTGCCGTTCCCGGCGTCGGCTTCTCTTGGAAATCGATCACGCGATCGTTCCGCAGACCTACAACTCCGAAGGCTGTGGGATCGGGCACCTGCCATAGCGCCAATGAACCCATCCCGCCCTTTGCTCTATGAAAGTCCAGAAATCCCTGCATGTCCAACGAGCTGACGATATCTCCATTGCAGCACAGGAATGTCCCATCCAGATACTGGCGTACGTTCCTTATCGCCCCTCCAGTCCCTAGGGGCTCGGTCTCGTTCACCAGTACTACCTTCCTTCCGCAGTCGTTCCTACGGAAATATTCCTCCAGGGCGTCCTTCATATAGCTGACAGCCAGGACAACTGTGTCGACCTGCTTCGGCAGGGAATCTATGATGTGCATGACCAGCGGTCTGCCGAGAAGGGGTACCAAAGGTTTTGGCGTAGAATATGTTAAAGGCCTCAACCGGGTGCCCATGCCCCCGGCCAGGATCAGTGCTTTCATTAAAGGTATCAGAGAGGGGAGATGCTGACGACGTTGTTCCCCCGCAGGATGACCATGCCCAATCGTCGGACCTGGTCCGCATTGCGTTCCTCGGTATCTTCCAGCACCATGTTCATGTACTCGTCGTAGCCGGTGAGCTTTCCTTCCAAGACGCGGCTGTCTTTGAGCAGGAGTGACACCTTCTTGTTCAGGGTCTTCTCCATTAGCGCTAGAGGCATTACCATGTTATCACTCTGGTAGGCATTGTACCCCTTTCATTTAAACCTTTTCGCCTGGTAACGACAGAGCCATCATGCCTTAAAGGCCAATGGCCCATCGCCTAAGATGTCGTTTCGAACGTAATCGACGTAATCCTCCTGCAGGACCAGGTCTGAAACGCTCACCAAGCTCACGCCACCTCTGTATGACGACCACGCCAGGGGGGCGGTGAAAGGAGGTATACGGGTGATGGCCCAACCGTCCAGGGCCCTAGTGTTCACTGTTTTATTTTTAATTCCATCCACTCCTTTATTTCTTCCTTCCTAGTACTTCCGATGCCGAAATATTCTGAGAACTTGCGGTTTGTGCTGAGGGATAGCGTCTGTCCCACACGCTTACTGGTGATCAGACCGGTCTGCCTCAGTATCTTGACCCGCTCATAGACACCGGACCCCAGCATCTTTGCCAGATCGCTCTGCAATATCGGCTGATTGTAGGCGATTATGGCCACTGTCTTCAGTACGTCCGGGGACAGTTCCTGCTCAGCGAAGGGCAGGGAGTAATGGTTGAACTCCGAACGCAGCTGCATGGAATAGCGCTGGCCGATCTTGACCACCTCTATGGCCGAACCGCGCTCCTGATACTCGCCCTCCAACCGCTTTAGTTCACGCCTGACGGCGTCCGGGCTGAGATCGCACATGTCAGCAATATCGCTGGCCCGCAAGGGCTGCGATGCAGCGAATAACACGGCCTCCACAGCTCCCTTCTCCAACTTACATCACCATTTCCATCGAGGGCAGGGACACCTTGACCTCCTGTCCGTCGACCAGCTGGCCTATGTCCCAGGGCAACTTGATCTCCAGATATATCTGACCGTATGGCAGCTGGTCCTGCCACAGCGATATCTTGCCAGTACGTGCCAGGAACAGCAGGGAGACGAATACTTTGATGCGGTCCTCCTTATCACCCTCGAACAGGTCCTCTAGGGCGATGGGGCCGTTGCCGCACCTCATGATCCGGGCCCAGGTGTCAGTGATGTCCTGTTCCTGATCGTCGTTGTGGCTTTTTCCGTCGAACTTTCCTTGCGCCTTAAGCAGTTGCTCCCGAACCCTCTGCCGGTGCAGTGCCACCTCCACCTCCTGTTGGGCGGTATCAAAGGCATCCAACAGTTCGACGAGCGATACTGGACGAGAGCAGTGGTGGCGTACGACCTCGGTCAGTTCCACGCCCTCCGGCACGGTCATTTCGATGTCCGGAAGGGCCGGTTCCACGAACTGTTCCATATTGTCCATGTCCCAATCGGCGAAGAATACCTCCTCGCGGCGATCGTTGAGATTCAATACCTCCTTGGACTGCATGTGCAGAATGCTCCAGGCCATGTGCATGAGCTTGCCTGCTACGATGAAATCGACCTCTTCCGAGTGCATCTTCTGCCCATAGAGCTGGGCGAACTTCATCAGGTCCACGTCCCAAGGATCGAGGTCGTTGCTCAGCACAAGCTCGAAGACCAGCTGCAGCGAGCGGTCTAGAGGTTCCCGTCCGGTCAGCTGCAGTTCGTCCTCGGCCGAGTGCAACAACCCCAAGTAGCGGTCTATCTTCTCCCCACCGCGTCCCTCGTCGATCAAAGCCTTGTGGAACATCAGGTGTCCCAATACGTTGTCCAAGCTCCCACTCTCAATCATTCCCCATCCCTCCTAACCTTCTCCTCAGGTAACCCGATCACGTTCTCCAGCTCGCTGAGATCGCCGATGTTCGGCTTGACAATGACACAGCTGATACCCCCGGCAGGCTTGGTCACGCCGATGATGTGGTCGGCCTTTTTCAGAGTGACCTTTCTTAGGGATATCTGCACGAACTGAGCGGTGGCACTGCTCTTCTTAACCCGGTTTGCCACCATCTCTGCGTTTACTGCATCCAGGAACATGTCCACCTCATCCAGCAGATAGAATGGTGAAGGCTGCCATTCCTGGAGCGCGAAAATGAACGCCAAGGCGGTCAGGCTCTTCTCTCCGCCGCTCAAAGCCTCTAACCTCAATACCTTACCGTTACGTGGCCTAGCCTTGATTATCAGACCGCCCTGGAACGGTTCCTGCGGATTTTCCAATAGAAGCTCCGCCTCCCCGCCCCCGGACAGTTCCGCGTATACCCGACGGAAGTTTGTGTTGACAGCGTCGTACACCTTCACCAGGTTGACCTTCTTCTTTTCGTTCAGCTGGCCTGTCAGTGCCATCAGTTGGTCCCGCTGGTCCTCCAATCTCTTGGTCTCGCCACGTAGCTCGACGTGCCTGGCCTTCTTATTATCGTAATCTTCAATGGACCTCAGGTTGATCGCCCCCATACCATTAAGGGCGTTCTCGCATAGCGCCATCTCGGAGCGGATGTCATCCAAGGATGGTAGAGGAAAATGGACCGTAAGGTTGTGCTGGGCGATCTCCTGCTGCAGTTCCCTCAACCTCTCTTCCCCGGTCTTCAGTTTAGTGTTCAACCCGATGAGGAAGTCATTGGAGGTCTCTAACTTGACCAATACCTTTTCCCTGTCTGCCTGGGCCTGTCCCTTGTGACCGAGCAGCTTCTCCTTGGCGTCCCTCAGGTCGGTGATCTCCTGACCCATGGAATCCTCGATCTTCTTCAGGGCGGACAGCTCGATCTTGAACTTGTCCTCCCTCTCCCCGGCGACCTTCGCCTGAGAACCTAGCTGGCGCAACTTTTCCTGCCACTGCGCCTCCTGCTCGGACATTTCCTTCGAACGCTGCTCTCGAGCATCGTTCCTCATCTTTAGAGATTCGTGGTCGGAACGCTTGGTGGATAGTGATTGAGAGGTGCTTACGATCGCAGCCTGTACCTCTCTCAATTTCTGCGAAAGTTCCGCAGGAGCGATCTCCAGCAACCGATCGGACTGGACATCCCGTTCTTCCTTGACCTTGACCAGTTCCCCATCCAACTTGGTGACCTGCAGGCCAAGCTCGGCTGCTTGCGATAGAGAGCGTTCCCGCTCCGCTTGCTTGGCCACAGCGCCCTCGGTCACCCTCTTCAGGCGAGCCTTTTGTTCGTTCAACTGCTTCTGCAGACCTTCCAGCTCGATGCCTTTGCCCCGATCGGCCCCGCTGATCTCCCGGATACGGGACTCCAGATCGGCCACCTCTTGCCGCAGGGTGAGCAGCTCGGTACCCACCTTGTCCGCCTGGTCTGTGGCCTTCCTCAATTCATCGGCCACTTCGTCCGTTTTGCCCTTTCCGGAGCCGAACTTGAGCTTACCGCCCGCAACGGTCCCGCCCACCATCGCACCCGAGGCCTCTATGAGCTCCCCGGTGACAGTGACCAGCCGCACGCCGCCCATGAGCCTTCGGGCCTGCTGAAGGGTATCGACCACGACGGTGTCCCCAAAGACGTACCAAAATGCGGCACGATATTGCTCATCGAACTTGATCAGGTCGATGGCGAAACCGGCGGCCTCCCTCTCGGCTAACAGGGCTTTGCCTCTGGGCTTGCCATCCAGCATCTTGTTCAGCGGAAGGAATGTAGCGCGGCCGAGGTCGCCACGTTTCAGATAATTGATGGCGTTGGAGGCCACTTCGTCGTCCTCTACGATTATGGACTGCATACGTCCGCCGGCAGCGGTGTTTAGAGCCACCTCGTACTTGGGGTCCACATCGGCCAGTTCGGCGATGGTGCCGTGAATGCCTTTCATCTCGCCGCGGTCCCTGGCCTCGAGTAGGCTTTTGACCGCCCGGTTATAACCGCGCGCCACGTTCACCGCGGCCTCTTCTTCGGCCTTCAGATGATTGTATTCCCGGGTAAGATTGCGCACCGCCTGCTCCAGCTCGACCGCCATTTTAGTGAGCTGTCCTTCCCGGTTCTTTTTAGAGTAAAATTGCTCCTGCATCGATTTCAGAGAGCCGGAGGAGTCTTTCCCCTGCTTACCCAGCTCTTTGATCCTCCAATCGAGGTCCTTGACCTCGAATTCCGCAGTTCCCTGATCGGTGCGCAGGACCTCGAGCTCGGCACCAAGGTCCTGGGATAATCTCTCCAGCCTCTCCTTCTCCAGTTTCTTGGCATGGAGTATCTCGGACATCTCCCGGATGCGCTTGTCCTGCTCCTTTACTTCCTTTTCCAGTACCGATAGTTCACTATCATAGGAGCTGAGCTCGCCCTGAAGCTTTTCCTGCTCCGACTGTAACTTCTTAACCTTGGCCTCCAAGGTCATGAGGTCGGCCGCGGCTGCGGAAAGGGCTGCGATCTGCCCCTCCTTATCTTGGAGCATCACCTCTCTTTCCTGAAGCAGCTCCTGGACCTCCTCTTCGACCTCGGTCATCTGATCTCGGGACCGGTCACGCTGGTCGGCCGCTCTGGCCACCTCCACCCGCAGCCCGTCCATCCTCTCCTTGAGGTTCAGGAACTCGTTGCCGCCCTTGGCCTTCAGCTCCTCCTCCTTCTTTTGGAACTGCTCCTCGATGGAACGTATCTGAGCCTCCAGCTCGGTCCTTCGCACTTTTAAGGCCTCGATCTCCTTGTTGTAGGATCCGATCTGCTCGCCTATGGTGCGTATCTCCAGCTCCGCCCCTTCCTTTCGCTTATGGGCCAGACGGGCTTTCGCCAGCGCCAAACGGTCCTTCATCTCCAGGTACTTGAGCGCAGCTCCACGTTCCTGTTCCAGCTGACGGATCTGCTTGTCCAGTTCACCGAGGATGATGGCGATGCGTTCGATGTTGTCCTGTGCGGAGCGTTTCTCCCCATCGGCCTTTAGTATGTCCTCATCGAACTTGGCGATGCCGGATATCTCATCCAGGACCCGTCTCCGTTCCAGAGTGGACATCTCTACGATACGGGTGACATCGCCCTGCTGGACCAGGTTATAGCCTTCGGCGCTGATGCGAGAGCTGGAAAGAAGGTAATCGAACTCCGTCAGGGTGGATTTGCGATCATTGACGTAGAAGTAGGAATTGTAACCATCACCGGAATCGGACAATTTGACATACCTGGTCAGTTTGACCATGTCCTCGTCAAGCGGTATCATACGGTCGGCGTTATCGAAGACCAGTGATACCCTGGTATGATTGGCGGGCTGCTTCACATTACCGCCGTTGAATATTAGATCGGAAAGTTTGCCGGCGCGGATGGCCTTGGAGCTCTTGGGCCCAAGAACGAAAAGTATGGCATCTGATATGTTAGACTTGCCCGAACCGTTGGGGCCAGTGACCGCGGTGAACCCGCTGAGCATCGGTATGGTCAGCTTCTTACCGAAAGACTTGAAGTTCTCTAATTCGATGTGCTTAAGATACATGCCACACTCTCTGAGGAGTGCGAAGGTGCTCTATCCCACTCGCCTTCGCTCGAGTGCATCCCATCCCGAGTCCGACATGTGTCGGACATATAAAGTATATTTTGTGGTATATAAATAATTTGTCTTGTTGATATTAATACCCAGAGATGCACAAAGAGCATGATCGCTACTACCTGTTCGAAGAGATCTCTCACAGATCCGTAAAACCCCAGACATTGGCCAGTGAAAAGTGCGTGAATAAAATCTTGAAGTGACGATGTGTCAGACAAAACGTACAATGAGGTAGAGACCTCCCGGTCGTCGACCTATTTACCGCCGAACCAGGACCGGGCCACTTGGACCAGGCGTTCCTTCCGGAAGTATTGACGGATCTCGGGGTCATCTATCCGACGTTCACGGTTCACGAACGCAGTCATAAATCCCATAGGCAAGGCCAAGCCCTGGTAATGCGGAGGGAAGCGCAATCCGAAGTACAATCCAACGGTGACGACGAGCAACGGATGGTAATCCAGGCGGTACATTCCTCTCCCCCAGTGGAAATACCCTTTCCAAGCCCCCTCCTTATTGAATCCCAGACGGGTCTCGCAATAGCCCGTGGTGGTAAGCACTTTCTGCCTCTTGCCCATCTTGTATGATTTGACCAGCAGCACCGTGTCGGGGGAGATGCTGACCGGATATCCGCCAACGGATACTAGGAAATCACGTCGGTACAAACGGTTGTCATTGAAGCCGATGATGATGTCCCCTGAGGGCTGGGTCGGCACACCTTGCTTTTGACCGTCGACCTCAAAGCTCTCCTCACCGCAGACTATCACCAGCTCCTCGTCCATATCCAGAGCTTGGGCGAGTTTCAGAAAGTAATCGGTGTCCAGGTCCACCGTGGCGTCCACCTTGGACAGGTATTGGAACGGGTGCCCTCCTTCTTTCTCCAGAATGAAGGACAGCCCATCGTTCACCCCACGAGCGAAGTTCATGTGGCCATGCCCGGGAGCGTATGTCTTTTGAGGAATGACCGATACCCAATTCAGATCTGAGAACAGTTGCTCGGCTGCGGTCAAACTGCCATCAGAGCTCTCACCGACCACGATGACCCAGAGGTCAGGACGTAGCTCCTGCGATAGTACGGTCCGTCGCAAACGGTCCAACTGCTCCCGCTCGTTTCGGATGGGGGTTATCAGGGCCAACCGCTTTCCGGACATGGTCTCTCCATCGTCCGATTGAGCACCTGGGTTCATATAGTTGTCGAGGCCAGGAGATGTTTTTATACATTTAACGTGGATAAAGGGGGGATGCTCGTGTCCATAGTCCTCAAGATCAGGAACGAAGAGGATAACATAGCAGATGCCCTGGATTCCCTAGTGGTTCAGGAAGGTCCCATTGAGATCATCGTCGTCGATGGCAACAGTACCGACGACACCCAGAACATCGTGAGAGAGTACGGGTCCCGCTTTCCGTTCGTGCACCTGTATGTGGCCGGAGGCACCAGAGGGGACAGTCTGAACTTCGGTTTGTCCAAGGCGACCGCCGACATCATCGCCCTGACCGACGGGGATTGCATCGCCAACCCCAACTGGGTGAAGGAGATACGCCACTGCGTTGTCGATAGGGGAGCGGACATGGTGGCAGGAAAGAGCATCAACATCGGCCTGAACGCGTGGGAGAAGCTGGACCGAGTGGAGCTCTACAACAAGGGCTTCGATTGTACCTGGCCCGGATGCAATCTGGCCTTCCGTAGGAAGGTCTTCGAGACGGTGGGGGGCGTAGATCCCTGGTTCATCACCGCCGAGGATATCGATTTTAACATCCGGGCAACAAACGCTGGATTCAATCTGGTGTACAATCCCAAGGCCATCATCTACAATCGTACACGGGGAACGGTCTACGGATTCTTCAACCAGGCGTTCTGGAACGGGGCTGGAAGGAAACAGCTGACCCTGAAGCACGGCTCCCTGTGGACCAAGTACGATCCCTTGCGAATGTTCCGTCAACATATGACCTTCTGGGCCTTGATGAGGCTGGTGTGTGCTTGGATGGGCTACCTGGCCTTCAAGTTGTTCGGGGAACTTCACCCCAATAGCAAAGCCTGACAAGCATTATTAGCCAGTTCGGGTTATTACCCCGGGAGTTTGAATAAAATGGACATCAGTGTCATCATTCCTACCATGAACGAGGAAGAGTCCATCGGCCAGGTCATAGACAGTGTGAAACTGGCCTTGAAAGGCTGGAATTATGAGATCCTGGTGATCGATACCAACTCCAAGGACCGCACCCGAGAGATCGCCGGAGAAAAAGGGGCGACAGTGGTGGAGGAACCCCGGCGAGGTTACGGTCGAGCGTACAAGACCGGTTTCGAAAAGGCCCAGGGGAATGTGGTGGTCACTTTGGATGCCGACTGCACTTACCCTGCAGAAGATATCCCGCAGTTATACAACATGCTTTTTGACCAGGACCTGGAATTCATCACCACCAACCGTTTCGCGAAATTGGAGAAGGGAGCCATGACCACCAAGCACCGCCTGGGCAACTTCCTCTTGACATTCACTTCCAACATGCTCTTCGGGGTCAAGATCAAAGATTCCCAGAGCGGGATGTGGACCTTCCGTAGGGAGGTGCTCGGACGCATCGTCCTCACCGACGATGGCATGCCCATGTCGGAGGAGATCAAGATAGAGGCCTTCCGCAAGGTTCGAAGCCGGGAGGTACCGATCGCCTATAGGTGTCGTGTGGGCGAGGTAAAACTCTCTAGCTGGAAGGACGGTAAGAAGAATCTTATGTTCCTTTATAAAAAACGTTTCGATCGCGCTCACAGGTAGGTGACGGCGGTCCTTAGAGCCTCTCGGAGAACGTCCTTCGCTCCAGGGGTGTAAATGCAGGCCGAGGGATGGTAGGTCACCATCACCTTCAGTTCCAGACCGTTCAGCTCCACATCGAACAGTTTATTGGCCGAATCCTTCATGACCACCTTTCTACCCAGTAGGCCCTCGGCGGCGCTGATGCCCAATGCCAGCACTAGACGTTTATCTGCCAGTTCCTCTAACAGATACGGGCGGCAGGCCAGCGCTTCCTTCGGAGAGGGGCGACGGTTCTCCGGCGGTCGGCATTTCACCGTGTTAGTGATCATCACTTTCTCCCTGTCCAGGCCGGCCTCCTGCATCAGCTTGTCCAATGTTCTTCCCGCCCGTCCTACGAAAGGTCTTCCGATCTCGTCCTCGTTGGCCCCGGGAGCCTCCCCTACCAGAGCCACCTTCGACAAGCGATCGCCCGATGGCGGCACCACTTGAATACGTCCATGCCATAGGGGGCAAAGACGACATCCCGGGTCCAGCGACATTTAGTTCCCCAAAATATCGCTGGCGGCGATCAGGGACCTCATGTCCACGCCCATCTTGTGCAGGACCTCCCTTCCACCCTCCTCACGATCCACAACCGAGAAGACGGTGTCGACCACCGCTCCCGCTTGGCGGAGGGTGTCCACGGCATATACCGCTGAACCGGCCGAGGTGATTACGTCCTCCACCACTAGGACCGTCTCGCCCGGGGAAAGTTGCCCTTCGATGAGCTTGCTGGTGCCATGGTCCTTCTTCTCCTTGCGTACCATGACGAAGGGTATGCCGGTCCTCAGGGACAGGGCCACGGCCAATGGGATCGATCCCAGGGCGACCCCGGCGATCCGCTGGAAGCCGTGGTCAGGCCCCATGTCCTTGGCCATCAGCTCCGCTGTTAGCCCCAGGACCTTGGGGTCGGTGGTGGCCCTCTTGATGTCGATGTAGTATCTGCTCTTCTTGCCCGATGCCAGGGTGAAATCCCCGTATAGGATGGCCCCACAACCTACCAGCGCGTTCTTCAATTCCTCGCTCATATGATCACCAAGGGACCTTCTTCAGTCCCAGCTTGAAGCCGATGATGTTGACCCCCCGATGCAAGATCGGGGTTATCAGAAGCACTGCCAGTAAAGACACCCAGCCATCGTTCCGCCAGAAATTGTCCAGGAACCAGTCCGGGAACAGCAGCAGCACCAACAGTATCGATCCCAACAGGAAGTTGTATTGGTCCATCAGCGGTGCCTTGTTCCCTCGACCGATGTTCAACCGGCGCTTGATCATGGACCCGACCAGGTCCCCGGCCAGAGAACCCACCGCCAGCACTATCACCACTACCAGGTTGGTGGGGAAGCTGCCGAATCCGAAGAAATCCAAACGGTCGAACGGGAACGCCAAGTAAAGCTGGATTATGCCAAGGGATATCCCGGCGCAAATGCCCCCTATCAGACCGCGCCAGGTCTT
Above is a genomic segment from Methanomassiliicoccales archaeon containing:
- a CDS encoding NDP-sugar synthase — encoded protein: MKALILAGGMGTRLRPLTYSTPKPLVPLLGRPLVMHIIDSLPKQVDTVVLAVSYMKDALEEYFRRNDCGRKVVLVNETEPLGTGGAIRNVRQYLDGTFLCCNGDIVSSLDMQGFLDFHRAKGGMGSLALWQVPDPTAFGVVGLRNDRVIDFQEKPTPGTARSDLINAGIYCFEPEIVDLIGEGVISLERSVFPLVLEKGLYGHRFSGYWVDCGTPESYLRAQAVLIDNGQDKEHPAVIEGVKLSGRNHLDGSILSHCHVGPHVCALPRSRIMGGSSVVNSILMEGAAIGRDCQVHDCILGPGATIPDGKTVQGKILVAGADECT
- a CDS encoding LSM domain-containing protein, which translates into the protein MVMPLALMEKTLNKKVSLLLKDSRVLEGKLTGYDEYMNMVLEDTEERNADQVRRLGMVILRGNNVVSISPL
- a CDS encoding SMC-Scp complex subunit ScpB, which encodes MEAVLFAASQPLRASDIADMCDLSPDAVRRELKRLEGEYQERGSAIEVVKIGQRYSMQLRSEFNHYSLPFAEQELSPDVLKTVAIIAYNQPILQSDLAKMLGSGVYERVKILRQTGLITSKRVGQTLSLSTNRKFSEYFGIGSTRKEEIKEWMELKIKQ
- a CDS encoding segregation/condensation protein A, with product MIESGSLDNVLGHLMFHKALIDEGRGGEKIDRYLGLLHSAEDELQLTGREPLDRSLQLVFELVLSNDLDPWDVDLMKFAQLYGQKMHSEEVDFIVAGKLMHMAWSILHMQSKEVLNLNDRREEVFFADWDMDNMEQFVEPALPDIEMTVPEGVELTEVVRHHCSRPVSLVELLDAFDTAQQEVEVALHRQRVREQLLKAQGKFDGKSHNDDQEQDITDTWARIMRCGNGPIALEDLFEGDKEDRIKVFVSLLFLARTGKISLWQDQLPYGQIYLEIKLPWDIGQLVDGQEVKVSLPSMEMVM
- the smc gene encoding chromosome segregation protein SMC, which encodes MYLKHIELENFKSFGKKLTIPMLSGFTAVTGPNGSGKSNISDAILFVLGPKSSKAIRAGKLSDLIFNGGNVKQPANHTRVSLVFDNADRMIPLDEDMVKLTRYVKLSDSGDGYNSYFYVNDRKSTLTEFDYLLSSSRISAEGYNLVQQGDVTRIVEMSTLERRRVLDEISGIAKFDEDILKADGEKRSAQDNIERIAIILGELDKQIRQLEQERGAALKYLEMKDRLALAKARLAHKRKEGAELEIRTIGEQIGSYNKEIEALKVRRTELEAQIRSIEEQFQKKEEELKAKGGNEFLNLKERMDGLRVEVARAADQRDRSRDQMTEVEEEVQELLQEREVMLQDKEGQIAALSAAAADLMTLEAKVKKLQSEQEKLQGELSSYDSELSVLEKEVKEQDKRIREMSEILHAKKLEKERLERLSQDLGAELEVLRTDQGTAEFEVKDLDWRIKELGKQGKDSSGSLKSMQEQFYSKKNREGQLTKMAVELEQAVRNLTREYNHLKAEEEAAVNVARGYNRAVKSLLEARDRGEMKGIHGTIAELADVDPKYEVALNTAAGGRMQSIIVEDDEVASNAINYLKRGDLGRATFLPLNKMLDGKPRGKALLAEREAAGFAIDLIKFDEQYRAAFWYVFGDTVVVDTLQQARRLMGGVRLVTVTGELIEASGAMVGGTVAGGKLKFGSGKGKTDEVADELRKATDQADKVGTELLTLRQEVADLESRIREISGADRGKGIELEGLQKQLNEQKARLKRVTEGAVAKQAERERSLSQAAELGLQVTKLDGELVKVKEERDVQSDRLLEIAPAELSQKLREVQAAIVSTSQSLSTKRSDHESLKMRNDAREQRSKEMSEQEAQWQEKLRQLGSQAKVAGEREDKFKIELSALKKIEDSMGQEITDLRDAKEKLLGHKGQAQADREKVLVKLETSNDFLIGLNTKLKTGEERLRELQQEIAQHNLTVHFPLPSLDDIRSEMALCENALNGMGAINLRSIEDYDNKKARHVELRGETKRLEDQRDQLMALTGQLNEKKKVNLVKVYDAVNTNFRRVYAELSGGGEAELLLENPQEPFQGGLIIKARPRNGKVLRLEALSGGEKSLTALAFIFALQEWQPSPFYLLDEVDMFLDAVNAEMVANRVKKSSATAQFVQISLRKVTLKKADHIIGVTKPAGGISCVIVKPNIGDLSELENVIGLPEEKVRRDGE
- a CDS encoding glycosyltransferase, which encodes MNPGAQSDDGETMSGKRLALITPIRNEREQLDRLRRTVLSQELRPDLWVIVVGESSDGSLTAAEQLFSDLNWVSVIPQKTYAPGHGHMNFARGVNDGLSFILEKEGGHPFQYLSKVDATVDLDTDYFLKLAQALDMDEELVIVCGEESFEVDGQKQGVPTQPSGDIIIGFNDNRLYRRDFLVSVGGYPVSISPDTVLLVKSYKMGKRQKVLTTTGYCETRLGFNKEGAWKGYFHWGRGMYRLDYHPLLVVTVGLYFGLRFPPHYQGLALPMGFMTAFVNRERRIDDPEIRQYFRKERLVQVARSWFGGK
- a CDS encoding glycosyltransferase; the protein is MLVSIVLKIRNEEDNIADALDSLVVQEGPIEIIVVDGNSTDDTQNIVREYGSRFPFVHLYVAGGTRGDSLNFGLSKATADIIALTDGDCIANPNWVKEIRHCVVDRGADMVAGKSINIGLNAWEKLDRVELYNKGFDCTWPGCNLAFRRKVFETVGGVDPWFITAEDIDFNIRATNAGFNLVYNPKAIIYNRTRGTVYGFFNQAFWNGAGRKQLTLKHGSLWTKYDPLRMFRQHMTFWALMRLVCAWMGYLAFKLFGELHPNSKA
- a CDS encoding glycosyltransferase family 2 protein is translated as MDISVIIPTMNEEESIGQVIDSVKLALKGWNYEILVIDTNSKDRTREIAGEKGATVVEEPRRGYGRAYKTGFEKAQGNVVVTLDADCTYPAEDIPQLYNMLFDQDLEFITTNRFAKLEKGAMTTKHRLGNFLLTFTSNMLFGVKIKDSQSGMWTFRREVLGRIVLTDDGMPMSEEIKIEAFRKVRSREVPIAYRCRVGEVKLSSWKDGKKNLMFLYKKRFDRAHR
- a CDS encoding uracil-DNA glycosylase, which codes for MSLDPGCRLCPLWHGRIQVVPPSGDRLSKVALVGEAPGANEDEIGRPFVGRAGRTLDKLMQEAGLDREKVMITNTVKCRPPENRRPSPKEALACRPYLLEELADKRLVLALGISAAEGLLGRKVVMKDSANKLFDVELNGLELKVMVTYHPSACIYTPGAKDVLREALRTAVTYL
- the pyrE gene encoding orotate phosphoribosyltransferase, whose protein sequence is MSEELKNALVGCGAILYGDFTLASGKKSRYYIDIKRATTDPKVLGLTAELMAKDMGPDHGFQRIAGVALGSIPLAVALSLRTGIPFVMVRKEKKDHGTSKLIEGQLSPGETVLVVEDVITSAGSAVYAVDTLRQAGAVVDTVFSVVDREEGGREVLHKMGVDMRSLIAASDILGN
- a CDS encoding CDP-2,3-bis-(O-geranylgeranyl)-sn-glycerol synthase — translated: MDLLLLALLGFWLMLPSFLPNSAAVVFGGGLPVDMGRSWRGKRLLGDGKTWRGLIGGICAGISLGIIQLYLAFPFDRLDFFGFGSFPTNLVVVIVLAVGSLAGDLVGSMIKRRLNIGRGNKAPLMDQYNFLLGSILLVLLLFPDWFLDNFWRNDGWVSLLAVLLITPILHRGVNIIGFKLGLKKVPW